In a genomic window of Methanoregula sp. UBA64:
- a CDS encoding zinc ribbon domain-containing protein, which yields MYCPNCGAELQYENAEVCPKCGVRIKNPPAQADEFKSTGIAAIASFVIPGLGQIYCGEIGRGILILIGFIIACLTIIILIGFILAPIVWVWNIYDAYTLAKSINEKRAAA from the coding sequence ATGTACTGTCCGAACTGCGGCGCTGAACTCCAGTACGAAAATGCAGAAGTGTGCCCCAAGTGCGGTGTCAGAATCAAAAACCCACCGGCACAGGCAGATGAATTTAAAAGTACCGGGATAGCGGCAATCGCATCGTTTGTCATCCCGGGCCTTGGACAGATCTACTGTGGCGAGATCGGCAGAGGGATTTTGATCCTGATCGGGTTTATCATCGCCTGCCTCACGATCATTATCCTCATCGGGTTCATCCTCGCCCCCATTGTCTGGGTCTGGAACATCTACGATGCGTACACCCTTGCAAAATCGATCAATGAAAAACGGGCCGCGGCATAA